From the Moraxella sp. FZFQ2102 genome, the window AGCCAATCAGCCTAAGCGATTTTTATAGTCGTTTAAAAGCAAAATGAGACTAGGCAGCGAGCCGCAGATAGTATATAGAGTACAGCAAGACGAGCGGGCGCAGTATCATTTTAAATTTATAGACTATGTCTTTAAAAATTTCAATCACCCACGCCCTTTCTTCACGCATTTTAATCCTTATAACTGTAGCAAAGCACCAAAGTTTCATGATAAGATACCAAGGTAATAACTAAAAATTAAGGATAGGACAATGTTAATCGAATTTACCAAAATGCACGGATTGGGCAATGATTTTATGGTCATTGACCTAGTAACACAACGCATGACACTTACACCAGAGCTTGTGCGACTGCTTGCTGATCGTCGCATCGGCGTGGGTTTTGACCAGTTATTGATCGTCGAGCCGCCATCGCGTCCTGATGTGGATTTTAAGTACCGAATTTTTAATGCCGATGGCTCAGAAGTCTCACAATGTGGCAATGGCGCGCGCTGCTTTGCATCCTTTGTGCAAGCGCGCAAATTATCATTCAAACAGCGCCTGCGCGTCGAGACTGCAAGCGGCATCATCGTACTGACCACCGACCGCTATGGCTGGGTGCAAGTGGATATGGGTAAGCCAAAATTTGAACCTGATCAAATCCCATTCGCCCCAAAAGCCATCACCAAAATCGGCAACGCCTATCGCCTAGATGTCGATGGTGAGCCTGTGCAGCTGTATGTGGCAAATATGGGCAATCCGCACGCGGTGATCAAGGTCGATGATGTGCTGAGTGCTGATGTCGAGCGTTTGGGTAAATTGATCGAATCGCATGAAGCCTTCCCTGAGAAAGTCAATGTCGGCTTTGTACAAGTAGTAAACCAACGCCACATCCGTCTGCGTGTCTATGAGCGCGGTGTCGGCGAAACCCAAGCCTGCGGTACGGGTGCGTGTGCAGCGGTCGCGACAGGTATCCGCGAAGGTTGGTTGGATGAAGGCGTGGACATTCGCGCACAGCTGTATGGTGGCAGCCTTGCGATCCGTTGGCAAGATGGCTACTCGCTGATGATGACAGGTCCGACAGCCTTCGTCTATGAAGGGGTCTTTAGCCCAGATGGTCTGGCGGCATCGGCAGGTATCAAGCTGGGTGCTGACAACAGCGAGACTCTCTAATCCATCATGCGACTGTCCGCTGCATTGACACGCGCCCTGCCTACCGCAGATGGCACTGCTGATAGCGATGGCAAAGCGACTGATAAATCCAGCACACACGCCATCGCGCCACATGATGACCTTGCCCATCTGCCGATATGGGCGCATCTGAATGCCTATTTGGACAGTTTGGCTTATCATAATTATTCTGATCGCACCATCGCCACTTATCAGCTGGCATTGGTGCAGTTTTTGCAGTTTTTGACCCAATCACACAAGCCCATCGATCCACTGACCTGCACGCGGCAGATGCTGACGCAGTTTTTTGGTACGCGCCTGGAAGAAGACACTATCAGCACCGTCAGCGCCAAGCTTGCCCTATCTGCCATTCGCAGCTTTTATCAATATCTGATTACTCAAAATCTCACCACGCACAATCCCACCACAGGCTTTCGGCTAAAGCCCGCCCCGCGAAAGCTCCCCCGTGTCGCCGATGAAGAGCTGATGCGCCGCTTGCTTGAGCAGCCGATGCCTGATGATGCCGCCAAAGCACGGCTGTGGGTGCGCGACAAGGCGATGTTTGAACTGATGTACAGCTCTGGACTGCGCGTCTCGGAGTTGGTCAGTCTTGATGTCGATGATATTGATCTGGATCATGGCGTGGTGCGCGTACTGGGTAAGGGCAAAAAAATGCGCCAAGCCCCTGTTGGCAGCCTTGCCATTCGTGCCATTCGCGACTATCTGCCGCACCGCGATCTGTGGCAAGAGCAGAACTCTAGCGCGCTATTTATCAGCGAACGCCACGGCACACGGTTGTCAGTGCGTGCAGTGCAGCTCAGGCTCAAAGCATGTGCCGCTAGCGCAGGCATTGATCTAAATCTACACCCTCAT encodes:
- the dapF gene encoding diaminopimelate epimerase; the encoded protein is MLIEFTKMHGLGNDFMVIDLVTQRMTLTPELVRLLADRRIGVGFDQLLIVEPPSRPDVDFKYRIFNADGSEVSQCGNGARCFASFVQARKLSFKQRLRVETASGIIVLTTDRYGWVQVDMGKPKFEPDQIPFAPKAITKIGNAYRLDVDGEPVQLYVANMGNPHAVIKVDDVLSADVERLGKLIESHEAFPEKVNVGFVQVVNQRHIRLRVYERGVGETQACGTGACAAVATGIREGWLDEGVDIRAQLYGGSLAIRWQDGYSLMMTGPTAFVYEGVFSPDGLAASAGIKLGADNSETL
- the xerA gene encoding site-specific tyrosine recombinase/integron integrase, producing MRLSAALTRALPTADGTADSDGKATDKSSTHAIAPHDDLAHLPIWAHLNAYLDSLAYHNYSDRTIATYQLALVQFLQFLTQSHKPIDPLTCTRQMLTQFFGTRLEEDTISTVSAKLALSAIRSFYQYLITQNLTTHNPTTGFRLKPAPRKLPRVADEELMRRLLEQPMPDDAAKARLWVRDKAMFELMYSSGLRVSELVSLDVDDIDLDHGVVRVLGKGKKMRQAPVGSLAIRAIRDYLPHRDLWQEQNSSALFISERHGTRLSVRAVQLRLKACAASAGIDLNLHPHLLRHCFASHMLSASGDLRAVQEMLGHSNIATTQIYTQVDFGTLSRIYDNSHPRASMVKTVKKPQ